Genomic segment of Sulfurovum sp. UBA12169:
TTACCGATGCCGATCTTAGATACTACATATTGTATCAGCAAAGTCAAGAGCTTCATCGTCTTTCAGATATACAAAGTTATCCTGTGATCTCCATAGAAGAGGGGGAATTGCTTTTTAATATTTTGCTTTTGATGACTGAGCGTACGATCAAACACCTTCCTGTGCTTGATAAGACGGGAGAGGTTTTGGGGGTTTTGGAACTTATTGACCTGTTGAGTTTTTTTTCAAACCAATCCCATCTCATCTCGGCACAGATGGAAAAGGCATCCACTCTTGAAGCGGTGATCGATGCGGCCAAAAGGGTAGAGATCATGATCAACGCTTTGCATGCCAAGGGCGTCAAGAGCAGATATATTGCCAAACTGGTTTCTGAAATCAATAAAAAAATGTATCTTAGGCTCTTTGAGATGATCTTTCCTAAATCCTGGCATGAAAAATGTACATTGATCCTGCTTGGAAGCGAAGGAAGAGGAGAGCAGATCTTGCGAACAGATCAGGACAATGCTCTGATATTTGAAGAGGGATTTTTACCCGATAACATTGAAGAAATTACACAAAAGTTTATTCTTACGCTGGACAACATAGGGTTTCCCCGCTGCAGCGGCAATATCATGGTGATTAATCCTCAGTGGCGCAAGTCCATTGATGGCTATAAAAATGATATAGACAGCTGGGTAGAAGGACAAACGCATGAAGGCTTTATCAATATGGCAATTTTATTTGATTCTGTTGCAATAGCCGGAGAGAAAAACCTGCATACTCAGCTTAGAGAATATCTTATAGAGAAAATGAGCGGATATCAAAGTGTTCTGGCGCATTTTGCAAAGCCTATTGAGCATTTTGAATCTGCGTTGGGGCTTTTTTCCCAATTTGTTACAGGCGCAAAAGAGCATCAAAATGAAATTGATATCAAAAAAGGTGCACTTTTTGCACTGGTTCACGGAGTTCGTGCGCTGGCTCTTGAGCATGCGATTGAACCAACCAATACGATTTTGCGCATCAAAGCGTTAAACAATATAGGATTTATGAATAAAGAAGATGCAAGCGAGTTGATTGAAGCTTTTGAGGTTATCAATACGTTAAGATTGCATTCGCAGCTGGAAAAATCAGCAAAAGGAAAAAAAATAGACAACTATATTTCTATTGTTGAGATAGGAAAGCTCGAACGCGATCTTCTAAAAGAAGCGATTAAAAGCGTCCATTCGTTCAAAAAGATGATCAGTTACCATTTTCATCTTTCTATGGTGGGATAAATGTTTGAAAGTCTAAAACGCAAATGGAATCGAAAACATTTGAGTGATGAACGTTTTGCTTTTTTATTTGACGAGACTCCCGGTGATGAAATTGTAGTCTTTGACTGCGAAACAACCGGACTCGATCCCCAAAAGGATCATATTGTCTCAATCGGTGCAGTCAAGATCAAGGGCGACAAAATACTTACAGATCAGGCATTGCATATCTATGTACAGCAAAAAAAAGAGATTGCGCATGAAAGCATCAAGATACACCAGATTAGAAATTGCGATCTTCAGGATGCTGTTGCCATCGAAGAAGCGATTGAATCGTTTTTGCATTTTATAGGCAACAGAACACTGGCAGGATATTATCTGGAATTTGATGTCGCA
This window contains:
- a CDS encoding DNA polymerase III subunit epsilon, which gives rise to MFESLKRKWNRKHLSDERFAFLFDETPGDEIVVFDCETTGLDPQKDHIVSIGAVKIKGDKILTDQALHIYVQQKKEIAHESIKIHQIRNCDLQDAVAIEEAIESFLHFIGNRTLAGYYLEFDVAMINKYTKKMFGITLPNKQEEVSALYYDKKISTIPQGNIDLRFDTIVANLALPRLKAHDALNDAIMTAMMYLKLKHTIKLK